In the Chroococcidiopsis sp. SAG 2025 genome, one interval contains:
- a CDS encoding CTB family bacteriocin encodes MINETNTELFVELSDEQQQLVAGGYSYPGGGDGQSIYDILNTNLKETKSVQQLKVGIASTRDGSYVDQEYLNANQSFETDAFKFFTAK; translated from the coding sequence ATGATTAACGAAACCAACACTGAATTATTTGTCGAACTGTCTGACGAACAACAACAACTCGTAGCTGGTGGTTATTCTTATCCCGGCGGTGGTGATGGTCAGTCCATCTATGACATTCTCAATACAAACTTGAAAGAAACGAAATCCGTACAACAACTCAAAGTCGGAATTGCCTCGACTCGCGATGGTAGCTATGTTGACCAAGAGTACCTGAATGCTAACCAAAGCTTTGAAACTGATGCTTTCAAGTTTTTCACAGCTAAATAG